A stretch of the Mesorhizobium huakuii genome encodes the following:
- a CDS encoding DUF411 domain-containing protein, with product MKLTYRLAALAALIATPLPAFAATINAVMYKNPQCSCCESYANYLEHNGFKVEIKPVNNLSQISSDAGVPADLEGCHTLMVDGYVVDGLVPVEIVKKLLTERPAISGITLAGMPAGAPGMGGEKSETWTIYAFTKDGKAPTVYATE from the coding sequence ATGAAGCTGACCTACCGCCTCGCTGCTCTTGCCGCACTGATCGCAACACCGCTGCCCGCATTCGCGGCGACCATCAATGCGGTGATGTACAAGAACCCGCAATGCAGCTGCTGTGAATCCTATGCCAACTACCTGGAGCACAACGGCTTCAAGGTCGAGATCAAGCCGGTCAACAACCTTTCGCAGATCAGCAGCGATGCCGGCGTGCCCGCCGACCTCGAAGGCTGCCACACGCTGATGGTCGACGGCTATGTCGTCGACGGCCTGGTGCCGGTCGAGATCGTCAAGAAGCTGCTCACGGAACGTCCCGCCATATCAGGCATTACGCTGGCCGGCATGCCGGCGGGCGCACCCGGCATGGGCGGTGAAAAAAGCGAGACCTGGACGATCTACGCCTTCACCAAGGACGGCAAGGCGCCGACCGTCTACGCCACGGAGTA
- a CDS encoding peroxiredoxin: protein MADLDVGDPAPQFDLPRDGGGSLSLSSSSGKPVVLYFYPQDDTTSCTQEAISFSQLKPEFEKAGAVVIGLSPDNVKKHDKFKSKYSLTIDLAADEERKVIEAYHLWVEKSMYGRKYMGVERATFLIGRDGRIARIWRKVRVKGHAEEVLEAVRAL, encoded by the coding sequence ATGGCTGACCTCGACGTGGGCGATCCCGCACCGCAGTTCGACCTGCCCCGGGATGGTGGCGGGTCTCTAAGCCTTTCGTCCTCGTCCGGCAAACCCGTCGTCCTCTACTTCTATCCGCAGGACGACACGACGAGCTGTACGCAAGAGGCAATCAGCTTTTCGCAACTGAAACCCGAATTCGAGAAGGCCGGCGCCGTCGTGATCGGTCTGTCCCCCGACAACGTCAAGAAGCACGACAAGTTCAAATCGAAATACAGCCTCACCATCGACCTCGCCGCCGACGAGGAGCGCAAGGTGATCGAGGCCTACCATCTGTGGGTCGAAAAATCGATGTATGGCCGCAAATACATGGGCGTTGAGCGGGCGACGTTCCTCATCGGCCGTGACGGGCGGATCGCCAGGATCTGGCGCAAGGTCCGGGTCAAGGGCCACGCGGAAGAGGTGCTGGAGGCCGTTCGCGCGCTTTGA
- a CDS encoding DUF3971 domain-containing protein, translating to MDQEQPQHEKIRFRRDEITDLGALPSACRVPPLGQASIGRGFRILSRVFAGVVAFMLLAAMAIYLIGLSGIGSDRLRIEAETAIEKLAGVDVHVAVGPARITLDSSSFVALQVSDVSLETSDGKPMADAGRVRFGVRLIPLLWGDVRLTSARISDAHIVTAAMPSGGDWTAELRNEDGLVDPEKLSAAVFGNIHRALDAVREDSLRRIDLSNVEFVLPETGAIKRIKIADASVVQSGPGGMAFSSEADVDGRKVTLAATATRDIAAHRVTALNASIDLAADETAAGAGKLGAVALKLTGSEGAGTTASRLTAALSSTGSVLDLGTRGLLPADFDVDATLVDGSNKIQVDKLLLKTGRSSFDFAGSIGPKPSTGAAGEEPAYRYDLTSDGSTLAPSESPEPALTFLARIAGVYQTRSHKLVAEQIAVRSAAAGEVLGTAAVAFVDGKAPGINLALNVHDMPVSHVKQLWPWFSARNARLWVLNNLFGGRVVDANLQFQVVPDRLGNGVPLSVDEVFGRFQIEGSRFDTAGRIPPIRDAVGVVAFHGNDVDVSLSSGTVFMPSGRTVAASNGTLSVKAANHPPVIGALDIDVEGEAPAVAELASYEPINAMRHVGFLPEDLSGSVTGHVKADIPLQSGVDTSKLDWLVSLDYTGLSLAKPFDGQTVTDADGSITVDPEKAVISAKASLNGIPAELDLVEPLADDGPARSRKVALVLDDKIRAAAMPGLTPLLGGTVKVAIDKSGSGNQNVSADLTNARLDIPWAGWSKGAGVPANVTFVMTKAGDTTTLSDFDLDGKTFSIEGSIVLVNGALSSAKFSKVTLNRGDDVAISVKRSGKGYAVDINGNALDARSLIKQFTSDVDTATKTTGTDNISVSADVEQLTGFHDEQLSNLKLDYSAAGSRVNGLKVSATASSGAAITISNTTGGGQRSLNVQSADAGAILRFLNVYEHMEGGSITLALTGAGDGPMKGKVDTSNFFIVNEPKLASIVSTTPAGDNRSLNQAVKGNLDTSRVKFERGYAEIEKGSGYLKLANGVLRGPRIGTTFQGILYDQNNNMDMTGTFMPVYGLNRIFGELPIVGALLGNGRDRGLIGVTYRLRGNANKPVLDINPLSVIAPGIFRSIFEYR from the coding sequence GTGGATCAGGAGCAACCGCAGCACGAGAAGATCAGGTTCAGGCGTGACGAGATCACCGACCTGGGCGCCCTGCCGTCCGCGTGCCGCGTTCCACCGCTCGGTCAGGCGTCGATCGGCCGCGGCTTCCGCATCCTGTCGCGCGTGTTTGCCGGCGTGGTCGCGTTCATGCTGCTGGCCGCGATGGCCATCTATCTCATCGGCCTTTCCGGCATCGGGTCGGACCGGCTGCGCATCGAGGCGGAAACCGCCATCGAGAAACTCGCCGGCGTCGATGTCCATGTCGCGGTCGGGCCGGCCCGCATCACGCTCGACAGTTCGAGCTTCGTCGCGCTCCAGGTGAGCGATGTCAGTCTGGAGACCAGCGACGGCAAGCCCATGGCCGATGCCGGCCGTGTGCGCTTCGGCGTCCGCCTGATACCGCTGCTTTGGGGTGACGTGCGGCTGACCAGTGCCAGGATCTCCGATGCCCACATCGTCACGGCGGCGATGCCGTCCGGCGGCGACTGGACGGCCGAATTGCGCAATGAGGACGGCCTTGTCGATCCAGAGAAACTGTCCGCCGCGGTGTTCGGCAACATTCATCGTGCGCTCGACGCCGTGCGGGAAGATTCGCTGCGCCGGATCGACCTCAGCAATGTCGAATTCGTGCTGCCCGAAACCGGAGCCATCAAACGGATCAAGATCGCCGACGCCAGCGTCGTACAGTCGGGGCCGGGCGGCATGGCGTTTTCCTCCGAGGCGGATGTCGATGGCAGAAAGGTCACCCTTGCCGCTACCGCGACCCGCGATATCGCGGCGCACCGCGTGACGGCGCTGAATGCAAGCATCGATCTGGCGGCTGACGAAACCGCGGCCGGTGCCGGGAAGTTGGGTGCGGTCGCATTGAAGCTGACAGGATCGGAAGGAGCCGGCACCACGGCGTCACGGCTGACGGCCGCCCTGTCGTCGACGGGTTCCGTGCTCGATCTTGGCACGCGCGGCTTGCTGCCGGCCGATTTCGACGTCGATGCGACGCTTGTCGACGGCAGCAACAAGATCCAGGTGGACAAGCTGCTTCTGAAAACCGGTCGGTCTTCTTTCGATTTCGCCGGCTCGATCGGACCCAAGCCTTCGACCGGCGCTGCCGGTGAGGAGCCTGCTTATCGCTATGACCTGACCAGCGACGGGTCCACCCTGGCGCCATCGGAATCGCCCGAGCCCGCGCTGACCTTCCTCGCCCGCATTGCCGGCGTCTATCAGACCAGAAGCCATAAATTGGTGGCTGAGCAGATAGCGGTTCGGTCCGCCGCTGCCGGCGAGGTGCTCGGCACCGCGGCTGTGGCTTTCGTTGACGGCAAGGCCCCCGGGATCAATCTGGCGCTCAACGTGCATGACATGCCGGTCTCGCACGTCAAACAGCTATGGCCGTGGTTTTCGGCACGTAATGCGCGGCTCTGGGTGCTGAACAATTTGTTCGGCGGCCGCGTCGTCGACGCCAATCTTCAGTTCCAGGTCGTGCCGGATCGCCTCGGCAACGGCGTGCCGCTGTCGGTCGACGAGGTGTTCGGCCGCTTCCAGATCGAAGGGTCGCGTTTTGACACCGCCGGCCGCATTCCGCCGATACGCGACGCGGTCGGCGTCGTCGCCTTCCACGGCAATGACGTCGATGTTTCGCTCTCCTCGGGCACCGTCTTCATGCCCAGCGGCCGCACCGTGGCGGCCAGCAACGGCACACTGAGCGTCAAGGCGGCGAACCACCCGCCGGTCATCGGCGCACTCGACATCGATGTGGAGGGGGAGGCGCCGGCTGTCGCCGAACTCGCCTCCTACGAACCGATCAATGCCATGCGCCATGTCGGCTTCCTGCCGGAGGATCTGTCCGGCAGCGTTACCGGCCATGTCAAAGCTGACATTCCGTTGCAGTCCGGCGTCGACACCTCGAAACTCGACTGGCTGGTGTCGCTCGACTATACCGGCCTGTCGCTGGCCAAGCCATTCGATGGACAGACCGTGACCGATGCCGACGGCTCGATCACAGTCGATCCCGAAAAGGCAGTGATCTCCGCCAAGGCATCGCTGAACGGCATTCCGGCCGAACTCGATCTTGTCGAGCCGCTGGCGGATGATGGGCCGGCGCGCAGCCGCAAGGTGGCGCTTGTGCTCGACGACAAGATCCGCGCCGCCGCCATGCCCGGCCTGACGCCGCTTCTGGGCGGAACGGTGAAGGTCGCGATCGACAAGAGCGGCAGCGGCAACCAGAACGTCTCGGCCGACCTGACCAATGCCAGGCTGGACATTCCCTGGGCCGGCTGGAGCAAGGGGGCAGGGGTTCCAGCCAACGTCACCTTCGTCATGACCAAGGCCGGCGACACCACGACACTGTCCGATTTCGACCTTGATGGCAAAACATTCTCCATCGAGGGCAGCATCGTGCTGGTCAACGGCGCCCTGTCGTCGGCCAAATTCAGCAAGGTCACTCTGAACCGGGGTGACGATGTCGCGATTTCGGTGAAGCGATCGGGCAAGGGTTATGCGGTCGACATCAATGGCAACGCACTCGACGCCCGTTCGCTCATCAAGCAGTTCACGTCCGATGTGGACACCGCAACCAAGACGACCGGAACAGACAACATTTCGGTCAGCGCCGACGTCGAGCAGCTCACCGGCTTCCACGATGAGCAGCTGTCCAATTTGAAGCTCGACTACAGCGCTGCGGGTTCAAGGGTGAACGGGCTGAAGGTCAGCGCCACGGCAAGCTCGGGCGCTGCCATCACCATCAGCAACACCACAGGCGGTGGCCAGCGTTCGCTCAACGTGCAGTCAGCGGACGCCGGCGCGATCCTGAGGTTCCTCAATGTCTACGAGCATATGGAAGGCGGCTCGATCACGCTGGCGCTCACGGGGGCCGGCGACGGGCCGATGAAGGGCAAGGTCGACACCAGCAATTTCTTCATCGTCAACGAACCAAAACTCGCCTCCATCGTCTCGACCACGCCGGCCGGCGACAACCGCAGCCTCAACCAGGCGGTCAAGGGCAATCTCGACACGTCGCGGGTGAAGTTCGAGCGCGGCTATGCCGAGATCGAGAAAGGCAGCGGCTATCTGAAGCTGGCCAATGGCGTGCTGCGCGGCCCGCGCATCGGCACGACGTTCCAGGGCATCCTCTACGATCAGAACAACAATATGGACATGACCGGCACCTTCATGCCGGTCTACGGCCTCAACCGCATCTTCGGCGAACTGCCGATCGTCGGCGCGCTTCTCGGCAACGGCCGCGACCGCGGCCTGATCGGCGTCACCTATAGGCTGAGGGGCAATGCCAACAAGCCGGTGCTCGACATCAACCCGCTGTCGGTGATCGCGCCGGGCATATTCAGGTCGATCTTCGAGTATCGGTAA
- a CDS encoding multicopper oxidase family protein, translating into MSASLPPARASTVDERSIKIAPGQTRLGGSDGPSTAVWAYNSAVPGPTLRLRQGRSVRITVENGLDEDTTVHWHGIRLPNAMDGVPGLTQPPIKPGETFVYEFTPPDAGTFWYHPHTDSLVQLGRGLAGPLIVDEAEPVLVDRDLLWLLQDWRLAADGQIAGGFGGAMDASMSGRVGNAVTINGRAPAELGVRAGERVRLRLVNAALARMMALRFEGHRPVVVAIDGQPCDPHEPENGRLLLAPAMRIDIVLDMQGDPGSRHAVIDDFYDGLAYTLTNLVYDKVSPLRAHPLDASVGLPRNPLPEPDLANAMRQEIVLQGGMMGGGKLAGVGGMPGMGMPGMNGGAAWAINGMSMTGDGDAGMTPQFMLERGASCHLTMRNETAWWHPMHIHGFSLSVLSRNGAPTPHRQWQDTVLMAPKDVIECAFVADNPGDWMLHCHVADHQMAGLMTVFRVK; encoded by the coding sequence GTGTCCGCTTCGCTGCCTCCCGCACGCGCCTCCACCGTCGACGAACGCTCAATCAAGATCGCGCCGGGCCAAACGCGGCTCGGCGGCAGTGACGGTCCATCAACTGCTGTCTGGGCCTACAACAGCGCCGTTCCCGGTCCGACGCTGCGCCTGCGGCAAGGGCGGTCGGTCCGTATCACCGTCGAGAACGGGTTGGACGAAGACACGACCGTCCACTGGCACGGCATCCGCCTGCCGAACGCCATGGACGGCGTTCCAGGCCTGACCCAGCCACCCATCAAACCGGGCGAGACATTCGTCTACGAATTCACGCCGCCCGATGCCGGGACCTTCTGGTATCACCCCCACACGGACAGCCTGGTGCAGCTCGGCCGCGGGCTCGCTGGACCGCTCATTGTCGACGAAGCGGAGCCCGTCCTCGTCGATCGTGATCTTTTATGGCTGCTGCAGGACTGGCGGCTCGCCGCCGACGGGCAGATCGCCGGCGGCTTCGGCGGCGCGATGGATGCGTCGATGTCCGGCCGCGTCGGCAATGCCGTCACCATCAATGGTAGGGCTCCAGCCGAACTCGGCGTGAGAGCCGGCGAGCGTGTCAGGCTGCGGCTCGTCAATGCCGCGCTTGCCCGCATGATGGCACTGCGCTTTGAAGGTCACCGGCCGGTCGTCGTCGCCATCGACGGCCAGCCCTGCGACCCGCATGAACCGGAGAACGGCCGTCTGCTGTTGGCGCCGGCCATGCGCATCGACATCGTGCTCGACATGCAGGGCGACCCCGGCAGCCGGCATGCTGTAATCGACGACTTTTATGACGGGCTTGCCTATACGCTGACCAACCTTGTCTATGACAAGGTGTCTCCGCTCCGTGCGCATCCGCTCGATGCGTCTGTCGGCCTGCCGCGAAATCCGTTGCCCGAGCCGGACCTGGCGAACGCCATGCGCCAGGAGATCGTGCTGCAGGGCGGCATGATGGGCGGCGGCAAGCTCGCCGGCGTCGGCGGCATGCCGGGCATGGGAATGCCCGGCATGAACGGTGGCGCCGCCTGGGCGATCAACGGCATGTCGATGACCGGCGACGGCGATGCCGGCATGACGCCACAGTTCATGCTCGAGCGGGGCGCCTCTTGCCACCTCACCATGCGCAACGAAACCGCCTGGTGGCATCCCATGCATATCCACGGCTTCAGCCTGTCGGTGCTGTCGCGCAACGGCGCGCCGACGCCGCACCGGCAGTGGCAGGACACGGTGCTGATGGCCCCAAAGGATGTGATCGAATGCGCCTTCGTCGCCGACAATCCCGGAGACTGGATGCTGCACTGCCATGTCGCCGACCACCAGATGGCCGGCCTGATGACCGTGTTCCGCGTGAAATAA
- a CDS encoding DUF411 domain-containing protein, translating into MKLTYRLAALAVLISTPMPAFAATIDAVMYKNPSCSCCETYAAYLERNGFKVDIKPTNDLSQVSARLGVPADLEGCHSVVVGGYVVDGFVPVDVVKKMLAEHPAITGIAMAGMPMGSPGMGGQKTESWKIYAFTRDGKAPTVYATE; encoded by the coding sequence ATGAAGCTGACCTATCGCCTCGCCGCCCTTGCCGTGTTGATCTCAACCCCAATGCCCGCATTCGCGGCGACGATCGACGCCGTGATGTATAAGAACCCGAGCTGCAGCTGCTGCGAGACGTACGCAGCCTATCTCGAACGGAACGGCTTCAAGGTCGACATCAAGCCGACCAACGATCTGTCTCAGGTGAGTGCCAGACTTGGCGTTCCGGCCGATCTCGAAGGCTGCCATTCCGTCGTCGTCGGTGGCTACGTGGTCGACGGCTTCGTACCTGTCGACGTGGTCAAGAAGATGCTCGCCGAGCACCCCGCCATTACCGGCATCGCGATGGCCGGCATGCCGATGGGGTCGCCAGGGATGGGCGGCCAGAAAACCGAGAGCTGGAAGATTTACGCCTTCACCAGGGATGGCAAGGCGCCGACCGTCTACGCGACGGAGTAA
- a CDS encoding GNAT family N-acetyltransferase: MNAPFVLAIPRTRTFEVVTSAERLAEIAPAWTVLWRRAGGLVFQHPDWIAAWWRTTPHQERRTLRIGLAWNGDRLDGVIALATFKRSGIRILEWAAKDHSDYGDALVAPDSDPQAIARLWQHVFDQGGFDLIYLNRLLPDASVRGLLDPAYGKALRPNHRSEISYRVAGPWQSGAEWFETLSKKARQNYRRGRKFMEEGGALRFRLLDTDEPREPVLARVAALKRVWLVRHGRVSDLFDKGSPVLAALISVLAELGLLRIFVLELDDTIVAVSINFEQHGTMMAFVTTYDPEYERASPGMVLMMDYIQWSLDRGLAKVDFLCGGEDFKRRFATQSVTLSSMIGARGLRGHLAALADRVSHVAKSWRAQRQPKPKAETPDE; this comes from the coding sequence ATGAACGCTCCCTTCGTGCTCGCCATCCCGCGGACACGCACCTTTGAAGTTGTGACATCGGCGGAACGCCTGGCCGAGATCGCACCGGCCTGGACCGTGCTCTGGCGGCGAGCCGGCGGGCTTGTCTTCCAGCACCCGGACTGGATCGCGGCCTGGTGGCGCACCACCCCGCATCAGGAGCGACGCACGCTCAGGATCGGGCTTGCCTGGAACGGCGACCGGCTCGATGGCGTGATAGCGCTCGCTACTTTCAAGCGCTCCGGCATCCGCATACTCGAATGGGCGGCGAAGGATCACAGCGACTATGGCGATGCGCTGGTTGCGCCCGACAGCGATCCGCAGGCGATCGCCCGCCTCTGGCAGCATGTTTTTGACCAGGGCGGCTTTGACCTGATCTATCTCAACCGTCTTCTGCCGGATGCCAGTGTTCGTGGCCTCCTGGACCCGGCCTATGGCAAGGCGCTTCGGCCCAACCACCGCAGTGAAATCAGCTACCGTGTCGCGGGTCCCTGGCAGAGTGGGGCGGAATGGTTCGAGACGCTGTCCAAGAAGGCCCGGCAAAACTACCGTCGTGGCCGCAAGTTCATGGAGGAAGGCGGTGCATTGCGTTTCCGCCTGCTGGATACGGACGAGCCGCGCGAACCGGTGCTTGCGCGGGTCGCGGCGCTGAAGCGCGTCTGGCTCGTCCGGCATGGCCGCGTTTCGGACCTGTTCGACAAGGGCTCGCCCGTTCTCGCCGCGCTTATTTCGGTGCTGGCCGAGCTCGGGCTGTTGCGCATCTTCGTGCTGGAGCTTGACGACACGATCGTCGCCGTCTCCATCAATTTCGAGCAGCACGGCACGATGATGGCTTTCGTCACCACCTATGATCCCGAATATGAGCGCGCCTCGCCGGGTATGGTGCTGATGATGGATTATATCCAGTGGTCGCTCGACCGTGGCCTTGCCAAAGTTGATTTTCTCTGCGGCGGCGAGGATTTCAAGCGGCGCTTCGCCACCCAATCCGTCACGCTGTCGTCGATGATCGGCGCGCGTGGCCTGCGCGGTCATCTCGCCGCGCTGGCCGATCGTGTGAGCCATGTTGCGAAATCCTGGCGAGCGCAGCGGCAGCCGAAGCCGAAGGCAGAAACACCCGACGAGTAA